The Flavobacteriaceae bacterium 3519-10 genome includes a window with the following:
- a CDS encoding DNA-directed RNA polymerase beta' subunit: protein MSNKNKTSNFTKITIGLASPEIILQDSRGEVLKPETINYRTHKPERDGLFCEKIFGPVKDYECACGKYKRIRYKGIVCDRCGVEVTEKKVRRERIGHIGLVVPVAHIWYFRSLPNKIGYLLGLPSKKLDMIIYYERYVVIQPGIAKRADGSDFDDKEFLTEEEYLDILETLPQENQYLDDSDPNKFVAKMGAEAVEELLRRIDLDTLSFDLRHKAHNESSKQRRTEALKRLNVVEAIRGANTRMINRPEWMIMRVLPVIPPELRPLVPLDGGRFATSDLNDLYRRVIIRNNRLKRLLEIKAPEVILRNEKRMLQESVDSLFDNTRKSSAVKSESNRPLKSLSDSLKGKQGRFRQNLLGKRVDYSARSVIVVGPNLQLHECGIPKDMAAELYKPFIIRKLIERGIVKTVKSAKRIIDRKEPVVYDILEGVMKGHPVLLNRAPTLHRLGIQAFQPKMIEGKAIQLHPLVTTAFNADFDGDQMAVHLPLGPEAILEAQLLMLGSQNILNPANGSPITVPSQDMVLGLYFMTKQLDSTDTMKVKGEGLAFYSPEEVEIAYAEGQVSLNAKIRCRVPVQEEGEIVVRLTETTVGRVLFNQIVPKKSGYVNELLTKKSLRNVIGRVLADTDFPTTVKFLDDMKDLGYSNAFKGGLSFSLGDIVIPVEKKTMIAQAVENVDEIKANYNMGLITDTERYNQVIDVWTNTNAGLTEMIMTRMKTDQGGFNSVYMMLDSGARGSKEQIRQLSGMRGLMAKPQKAGSTGAEIIENPIVANFKEGLSILEYFISTHGARKGLADTALKTADAGYLTRRLVDVAQDVIITENDCGTLRGTEVTPLKKNDEIVERLSERILGRVSLHNVYDPETDEVIANADELINEALAKKIEAAGLEFVEVRSPLTCETKKGICAKCYGRNLATGKPIHMGEAVGVIAAQSIGEPGTQLTLRTFHQGGTAGNISENPAIVARRDGIVEMDEVRTVTSENEEGKKAEILVSRSTEFRLVADNAARTPLMVANVPYGSELLVKPGDKVKKGDTIAKWDPYNAVIIAESAGKVEYEDIIQGISFALEIDEQTGFEEKVISESRNKKAVPTLKVVDPKGVEQKAYNLPVGAHLMVNDGEKIKAGKVLIKIPRKSAKSGDITGGLPRVTELFEARNPSNPAVVTEIDGVVSYGKIKRGNRELIVEAKTGEISKYLVKLSNQILVQENDFVIAGSPLSDGSITPDDILKIKGPTAVQEYLVNEIQEVYRLQGVKIDDKHFEIIVRQMMTKVSIVDGGDTQFLEGALEHKFDFLEENNRVFGLKVVTEAGDSKAFLPGQMITTKELRDENSKLKREDLALVEVREALPATATPVLQGITRAALQTKSFMSAASFQETTKVLNEAAVSGKVDYLTGLKENVIVGHRIPAGTGLKDYQNVIVGSKKEFEDLN from the coding sequence ATGTCAAATAAAAATAAAACAAGTAATTTCACAAAGATTACGATCGGTCTGGCTTCTCCCGAAATCATTTTACAGGATTCAAGGGGTGAGGTTTTAAAGCCGGAAACCATTAACTATAGAACCCACAAACCGGAAAGAGACGGCTTGTTCTGCGAGAAAATCTTCGGTCCTGTGAAGGATTACGAATGTGCTTGTGGAAAATACAAGAGAATCCGGTACAAAGGAATCGTTTGCGACCGTTGTGGGGTGGAAGTTACCGAGAAAAAAGTGCGTAGAGAGCGTATCGGCCACATCGGTCTGGTAGTTCCTGTGGCTCACATCTGGTATTTCCGTTCGTTACCGAACAAAATCGGTTACCTTTTAGGCTTGCCATCCAAAAAACTGGATATGATTATCTATTACGAAAGATATGTCGTGATCCAGCCGGGTATTGCCAAGAGAGCCGACGGTTCTGATTTTGATGATAAAGAGTTTTTAACCGAAGAAGAATATCTGGATATCCTGGAGACGCTTCCGCAGGAAAACCAATATCTTGATGATTCAGATCCAAATAAATTTGTTGCTAAAATGGGTGCAGAAGCAGTTGAAGAATTGCTCAGAAGAATCGATTTGGATACTTTATCCTTCGATCTGCGTCACAAAGCACACAACGAATCTTCAAAACAGAGAAGAACCGAAGCATTAAAAAGACTGAATGTTGTTGAAGCAATCCGCGGTGCCAACACCAGAATGATTAACCGTCCGGAATGGATGATTATGCGTGTCCTTCCGGTTATACCACCAGAACTGAGACCATTGGTTCCATTGGATGGAGGTAGATTCGCGACTTCGGATCTTAATGATCTTTACCGTCGTGTAATCATCAGAAACAACCGTCTGAAGAGACTTTTAGAGATCAAAGCTCCGGAAGTTATCTTGAGAAACGAGAAGCGTATGCTTCAGGAATCGGTAGATTCATTATTCGATAATACAAGGAAATCTTCTGCAGTAAAATCTGAATCTAACAGACCGTTGAAATCACTTTCAGATTCATTGAAAGGTAAACAAGGTCGTTTCCGTCAGAACTTACTTGGGAAGCGTGTGGATTATTCTGCTCGTTCCGTAATCGTCGTAGGTCCAAACTTACAATTGCACGAGTGCGGTATCCCGAAAGATATGGCGGCTGAGCTTTACAAACCGTTTATCATCAGAAAACTGATCGAAAGAGGTATTGTAAAAACCGTAAAATCTGCAAAAAGAATCATCGACAGAAAAGAACCTGTTGTTTATGATATCCTGGAAGGCGTAATGAAAGGTCACCCTGTACTTTTGAACAGAGCACCTACGCTTCACAGACTTGGTATCCAGGCGTTCCAGCCAAAAATGATCGAAGGAAAAGCGATTCAGCTTCACCCATTGGTTACAACGGCATTCAACGCGGATTTCGATGGTGACCAGATGGCGGTACACTTACCGTTAGGCCCAGAGGCTATCCTGGAAGCTCAGCTTTTGATGTTAGGTTCTCAGAATATCCTTAACCCTGCGAACGGATCACCAATTACGGTACCTTCTCAGGACATGGTATTGGGTCTTTATTTCATGACCAAGCAGCTGGATTCTACTGATACAATGAAAGTGAAAGGTGAAGGTCTTGCCTTCTATTCACCGGAAGAAGTAGAAATCGCTTACGCTGAAGGTCAGGTTTCTCTTAATGCCAAAATCAGATGTAGAGTTCCGGTACAGGAAGAAGGCGAAATCGTTGTTCGACTTACCGAAACTACAGTTGGTAGAGTATTGTTCAACCAGATCGTACCGAAAAAATCGGGTTACGTGAATGAACTGCTTACCAAGAAATCTCTGAGAAACGTTATTGGTAGAGTTTTAGCGGATACAGATTTCCCTACGACAGTGAAGTTCCTTGATGATATGAAAGACTTAGGTTATTCAAACGCATTCAAAGGAGGTCTTTCATTTAGTTTGGGAGATATCGTAATTCCGGTTGAAAAGAAAACCATGATCGCGCAGGCGGTAGAAAATGTAGATGAAATTAAGGCCAACTATAACATGGGTCTTATTACCGATACAGAGCGTTACAACCAGGTAATTGACGTTTGGACCAACACCAACGCAGGATTAACCGAGATGATTATGACCAGAATGAAAACCGACCAGGGCGGGTTCAATTCAGTTTATATGATGCTTGATTCCGGTGCAAGGGGTTCAAAAGAGCAGATCCGTCAGCTTTCAGGGATGCGTGGATTGATGGCGAAGCCTCAAAAAGCGGGTTCTACAGGCGCGGAAATTATCGAAAACCCAATTGTAGCGAACTTTAAAGAAGGACTTTCGATCCTCGAGTACTTTATCTCCACCCACGGTGCGCGTAAAGGTCTTGCGGATACCGCACTTAAAACTGCTGATGCTGGTTACTTGACCAGAAGATTAGTAGATGTTGCACAGGATGTGATCATTACTGAAAACGACTGTGGTACTTTAAGAGGTACAGAAGTAACTCCATTGAAGAAAAACGACGAGATCGTAGAGAGACTTTCGGAAAGAATTTTGGGTAGAGTTTCTCTGCACAACGTTTACGATCCGGAAACCGACGAAGTAATCGCAAATGCCGACGAGCTGATTAACGAAGCTTTAGCTAAGAAAATCGAAGCGGCAGGACTTGAATTCGTTGAAGTACGTTCGCCACTTACTTGTGAAACCAAGAAAGGGATCTGTGCGAAATGTTACGGACGAAACCTTGCAACAGGTAAACCTATTCACATGGGTGAAGCTGTTGGTGTTATCGCTGCACAGTCCATCGGTGAGCCGGGAACTCAACTTACGCTAAGAACCTTCCACCAGGGTGGTACCGCGGGTAACATTTCAGAAAATCCAGCTATTGTTGCACGTCGCGACGGTATCGTGGAAATGGACGAAGTAAGAACCGTAACGTCAGAAAACGAAGAAGGCAAAAAAGCTGAAATCCTCGTTTCACGTTCAACGGAATTCCGTTTGGTTGCAGACAATGCAGCACGTACGCCGTTGATGGTAGCTAACGTACCTTATGGTTCTGAGCTATTGGTGAAACCAGGCGATAAAGTGAAAAAAGGCGATACCATTGCGAAATGGGATCCGTATAACGCGGTAATTATTGCTGAATCTGCCGGTAAGGTAGAGTATGAAGACATCATCCAGGGTATATCATTCGCGCTGGAAATTGATGAGCAGACAGGTTTCGAAGAGAAAGTAATTTCTGAGTCGAGAAACAAAAAAGCCGTACCTACGCTGAAAGTTGTTGACCCGAAAGGTGTTGAGCAGAAAGCATATAACCTTCCGGTTGGTGCCCACTTGATGGTAAACGACGGTGAAAAAATTAAGGCTGGTAAAGTCCTGATCAAGATCCCGAGAAAATCCGCAAAATCAGGGGATATCACGGGTGGTCTTCCGCGTGTAACCGAGCTTTTCGAAGCAAGAAATCCTTCAAACCCGGCTGTAGTAACCGAGATCGACGGGGTAGTTTCTTACGGAAAAATCAAGCGTGGTAACCGTGAATTGATCGTTGAAGCCAAAACCGGAGAAATCTCTAAATATTTGGTGAAACTTTCAAACCAGATCCTCGTTCAGGAAAATGACTTCGTGATTGCCGGTTCGCCGCTTTCTGACGGGTCAATTACACCGGACGATATCCTGAAAATTAAAGGCCCAACCGCCGTTCAGGAATATTTGGTGAATGAAATTCAGGAAGTTTACCGTCTTCAGGGGGTAAAAATTGATGATAAGCACTTCGAAATTATCGTAAGACAGATGATGACGAAAGTATCTATCGTTGATGGTGGCGACACCCAGTTCCTAGAAGGTGCTCTTGAGCATAAATTCGATTTCTTAGAGGAAAACAACCGTGTATTTGGTCTTAAAGTAGTAACAGAAGCCGGAGATTCTAAAGCATTCTTGCCAGGTCAGATGATTACTACCAAAGAACTCAGAGACGAAAATTCTAAACTTAAACGTGAAGATTTAGCCTTGGTAGAAGTACGCGAAGCGTTACCTGCAACCGCAACACCGGTTCTTCAGGGTATCACCAGAGCGGCGCTTCAAACCAAATCGTTTATGTCGGCAGCTTCCTTCCAGGAAACGACCAAAGTACTGAACGAAGCGGCAGTTTCCGGAAAAGTAGATTACCTCACAGGCCTTAAAGAAAACGTAATTGTAGGGCACAGAATCCCTGCAGGAACGGGTCTTAAAGACTATCAGAACGTAATCGTGGGTTCAAAGAAAGAATTCGAAGACCTAAACTAA